A stretch of Eubalaena glacialis isolate mEubGla1 chromosome 10, mEubGla1.1.hap2.+ XY, whole genome shotgun sequence DNA encodes these proteins:
- the LOC133099701 gene encoding ubiquinol-cytochrome-c reductase complex assembly factor 3, producing the protein MVSCVRRSSLRRSRRRGGFARLPETPEGASLVARSAMETLRKALIAGAVLGAGAGVGTALFVLVTPGEQQKQAMLKEMPEQDPQRRDEAARTKELLLATLQEAAATQENVAWRKNWMSGGGGKSA; encoded by the exons ATGGTTTCCTGTGTGAGGCGCTCTAGCCTGCGCAGATCGAGACGTCGCGGCGGCTTTGCTAGGCTACCGGAGACTCCGGAAGGCGCCTCGCTGGTCGCGCGGTCGGCCATGGAGACCCTGCGCAAAGCGCTGATCGCGGGCGCAGTGCTGGGCGCGGGGGCTGGCGTGGGCACCGCGCTCTTTGTCCTCGTGACCCCGGGAGAACAGCAGAAGCAGGCGATGCTGAAG GAGATGCCGGAGCAGGACCCGCAGCGCAGGGACGAGGCGGCCAGGACCAAAGAGCTACTTCTGGCCACTCTGCAGGAGGCAGCGGCCACGCAAGAGAACGTCGCCTGGAGAAAGAACTGGATGAGTGGCGGCGGCGGGAAGTCAGCCTGA
- the CSKMT gene encoding citrate synthase-lysine N-methyltransferase CSKMT, mitochondrial, producing MAALRRTLHLASLAAGARRAVAGSLAGSCLADRRLWDKLPVQPREGSAGTFDWFFGYEEAQGLLLPLLQGAPAACPPRVLDVGCGTSSLCTGLYTKCPHPVDVLGVDFSPVAVAHMNSLLEGGQGQTPLCPGHPASRLHFMQANAQNLQPVASSGSFHLVLDKGTWDALARGGLPGAYQLLSECLRVLSPGGTLIQFSDEDPDVRLPCLEQGSQGWTVSVQELGPFGGITYFAYLVQASN from the exons ATGGCAGCCCTGCGCCGAACCCTCCACCTGGCGAGCCTGGCGGCGGGGGCGCGTCGCGCCGTGGCGG GCTCCCTGGCTGGTAGCTGCCTGGCGGACCGCCGCCTCTGGGATAAGCTCCCCGTCCAGCCCCGTGAGGGCAGCGCCGGCACCTTCGACTGGTTCTTTGGATACGAGGAAGCCCAGGGGCTCCTACTGCCGCTGCTGCAGGGGGCACCAGCTGCCTGTCCGCCGCGGGTGTTGGACGTGGGCTGTGGGACCTCCAGCTTGTGTACAGGCCTCTACACCAAATGCCCGCACCCAGTGGACGTGTTGGGGGTGGACTTCTCTCCTGTGGCTGTGGCCCACATGAACAGCCTCCTGGAAGGTGGCCAAGGCCAAACACCCCTGTGCCCGGGGCACCCTGCCTCACGCCTCCACTTCATGCAAGCTAATGCCCAGAACCTGCAGCCAGTGGCTTCCTCAGGCTCTTTCCATCTAGTGCTAGACAAGGGCACCTGGGATGCTCTTGCCCGGGGTGGTCTGCCTGGGGCTTACCAGCTGCTGTCAGAGTGCCTGAGGGTCCTAAGCCCTGGGGGGACCCTGATTCAGTTCTCAGATGAGGACCCTGATGTACGGCTGCCCTGCCTGGAGCaagggtcccaaggctggactgtGTCTGTGCAGGAGCTGGGCCCTTTCGGGGGCATCACCTACTTTGCTTACTTGGTTCAAGCCTCCaattaa